A single window of Lutzomyia longipalpis isolate SR_M1_2022 chromosome 1, ASM2433408v1 DNA harbors:
- the LOC129797379 gene encoding uncharacterized protein LOC129797379, with product MAHGLSPLVKREIECKPSTMPSSGSGSNSPVTAKSVTLSGATKMGSRRIFTPQFKLQVLDSYRKDHDCKGNQRATARKYGIHRRQIQKWLQCESNLRTCVMQGGAAGARGGSATSAIRDYAEASVVPSLDIGRHSVVTLGFSSSTSAPYAGNTDTNHDSSSSSVSNSPVPTIAPVTPPMYSQHIIPYGMPPSSSFVPYHREIRLEEPIDLSMAHRVRNEPSDARVPAVKCEWRHDDTNPATLTSVSSPPPVDLSCRNKRKFSTCCSSVASSSSSTSSSPSPNAVTPPKVVKLFKPYLDSDGEDEASSACDDVGDFKKSPTATNDPIIWSHHPCLSPLLYENNNIYAYDYNFYPSPPYHNMAAQCAPPPPTYGDYMFSSWSPVDGAYSSGSESGEWSSPHVSTQHSYSVDFKLKAIETYYHQDVSCRADQCGAHGRYAKSHQQMDKWLKQEDDLRQ from the coding sequence ATGGCGCACGGTCTATCTCCACTTGTAAAACGTGAAATTGAGTGCAAACCCTCGACAATGCCGTCCTCGGGATCAGGATCAAATTCACCGGTCACCGCCAAGAGCGTCACGTTGAGTGGTGCAACGAAAATGGGTTCGAGACGAATTTTCACGCCACAATTTAAGCTGCAAGTGCTCGATTCATATCGCAAAGATCACGATTGCAAGGGCAATCAGAGGGCTACGGCACGAAAGTATGGTATTCATCGGAGGCAGATCCAGAAGTGGCTTCAGTGTGAGTCGAATCTACGAACGTGCGTTATGCAGGGGGGCGCTGCTGGCGCCAGAGGTGGCAGCGCCACATCGGCTATTCGTGACTACGCTGAGGCAAGTGTGGTACCGTCCTTGGATATTGGTAGACATAGTGTCGTCACTCTCGGTTTCTCCAGCTCCACAAGTGCTCCGTACGCAGGAAATACGGACACTAACCATGACTCCTCATCCTCAAGTGTATCAAACTCCCCTGTACCCACAATTGCTCCAGTGACGCCTCCAATGTATTCACAACATATAATCCCATATGGCATGCCACCATCTTCTAGTTTTGTGCCATACCATCGTGAAATCCGACTAGAGGAACCTATTGACTTATCTATGGCACACAGAGTACGCAATGAACCATCAGATGCCCGAGTTCCAGCCGTTAAATGTGAATGGCGTCATGATGATACGAATCCTGCTACCTTAACGAGCGTATCAAGTCCACCCCCAGTTGACTTATCGTGTCGCAACAAAAGGAAGTTTTCAACATGCTGTTCGTCCGTTGCATCAAGCTCATCATCGACATCATCCTCACCCTCACCAAACGCCGTGACGCCGCCAAAAGttgtaaaacttttcaaaccaTACCTCGATAGCGACGGCGAAGATGAGGCGTCGAGTGCCTGTGATGATGTGGgagactttaaaaaaagtccCACTGCTACAAATGATCCAATCATCTGGAGTCATCATCCATGCTTGTCGCCACTACTATATGAGAACAACAATATCTACGCCTACGACTACAACTTCTACCCGAGCCCACCGTATCACAACATGGCGGCTCAATGTGCGCCTCCACCACCGACATACGGTGACTACATGTTCAGCAGCTGGTCACCTGTCGATGGCGCATATAGTTCGGGATCGGAATCCGGGGAGTGGTCATCGCCTCACGTGAGTACTCAGCACTCATATAGCGTGGACTTCAAGTTAAAGGCCATCGAGACCTACTACCATCAGGATGTATCCTGCCGTGCGGACCAATGTGGTGCTCATGGCAGATACGCAAAGTCTCATCAACAGATGGATAAATGGTTGAAGCAGGAGGATGACCTCAGGCAGTAA
- the LOC129797384 gene encoding zinc finger protein 432-like, translating into METTITLNTEICRICEETNYLINLFDESNLHLYEKLKEIEDFGENDLFDSMFKYICTSCENTLEGFYEFKIQCRNTRSKLVSAATCGIFVQPQETLIILDDIPDAQEDVVIDDDTESESSVELIQFSESINAQGISNQQMESNVHANNQKSEMKIISVSGSDGSVIEPNHPKSILCTICNKKIITKNYEMHKVRHEQKKIFECTECSQTFMSKKYWIAHLKDHINFREYQCDQCDKAFMVADHLKAHKATHSDDKSFVCSTCNRGFTRYRNLKAHMLKVHGKDISAEGNS; encoded by the exons ATGGAAACAACAATAACTTTAAATACTGAAATTTGTCGAATTTGCGAAGAGACAAACTACCTGATTAACCTTTTTGACGAAAGTAACTTACATCTGTATGAAAAACTCAAAGAAATTGAg GATTTCGGTGAAAATGATTTGTTCGACAGTATGTTTAAGTACATTTGTACAAGTTGCGAAAATACCCTAGAAGGTTTTTATGAGTTTAAGATTCAATGCAGGAATACACGGTCAAAACTGGTCTCAGCTGCCACTTGTGGGATTTTTGTGCAACCCCAAGAGACTCTCATTATTTTGGATGACATCCCGGATGCCCAAGAAGATGTTGTCATTGATGATGATACGGAATCTGAGAGTTCAGTTGAATTGATACAATTCTCAGAGAGCATAAATGCACAAGGAATTAGTAATCAACAAATGGAAAGCAATGTACATgcaaataatcaaaaatcagaaatgaaaatcatcTCAGTAAGTGGCAGCGATGGATCAGTGATTGAGCCGAACCACCCAAAATCTATTCTATGTACAATATGCAACAAAAAGATTATTACAAAGAATTATGAGATGCACAAAGTACGACATGAGCAGAAAAAGATATTTGAATGTACCGAATGTTCACAGACGTTCATGAGTAAGAAATACTGGATTGCCCATCTCAAGGACCATATCAACTTTAGGGAATATCAATGCGATCAATGTGATAAGGCATTTATGGTTGCGGATCATCTCAAAGCGCACAAAGCTACCCATTCTGATGACAAAAGCTTCGTTTGTTCTACATGCAACAGAGGATTCACGCGCTATCGAAACTTGAAGGCTCACATGCTAAAAGTACATGGAAAGGATATTTCAGCGGAAGGAAATTCTTAA
- the LOC129797383 gene encoding zinc finger protein 511: protein MSNGFYSVSSLLDLFNKLGVGFRPANDPFFENGNKLIKPFVRMGVVSNPPDVDCFQPLDIIYCNVSNCEAQFEKLENYENHYNSVHRFTCAECRKSFPSAHLLDLHLSENHDSFFLVSSKKKPMYSCYIEECSDVHWTPEERRDHCISVHKFPHNFRFGLPIKPPKTSSEESPEAPKKSPAEPKPMKSFSFGHGAVRAFEKSNGHKTAQKPPSRILDEDGNRDMVMDLMESLPE, encoded by the exons ATGTCGAATGGTTTTTATTCAGTGTCGTCCCTcttagatttatttaataaattaggtGTTGGCTTCCGGCCTGCCAATGATCCCTTTTTCGAGAATGGCAATAAACTTATTAAACCCTTTGTTCGCATGGGAGTAGTTAGCAATCCTCCAGATGTCGACTGTTTCCAGCCACT cGATATAATTTACTGCAATGTCTCAAATTGTGAGGCCCAGTTTGAAAAGTTGGAAAACTATGAAAATCACTACAATTCAGTGCACAGATTTACATGCGCCGAATGCCGGAAATCCTTTCCATCTGCCCACTTGCTAGATCTGCACCTCTCTGAGAATCATGATTCCTTCTTCCTGGTCAGCTCGAAGAAAAAGCCAATGTACAGCTGCTATATTGAGGAGTGTAGTGATGTGCATTGGACCCCAGAGGAGAGACGTGATCACTGCATCTCTGTCCACAAATTCCCGCATAACTTTCGCTTTGGATTACCCATAAAACCTCCCAAGACGAGTTCAGAGGAATCTCCCGAAGCTCCCAAGAAATCCCCGGCTGAACCAAAACCAATGAAATCCTTTTCATTCGGGCATGGTGCTGTGAGGGCTTTCGAAAAGAGTAATGGCCATAAGACTGCTCAAAAGCCTCCATCTCGTATATTGGATGAAGATGGCAATCGTGACATGGTGATGGATCTCATGGAAAGTCTTCCAgagtaa
- the LOC129797381 gene encoding autophagy protein 5: MANDREVLRLVWEGKIPICFQADPAEVVGLQPPEPFYLMVPRLSYLPLVTDKVRKHFVRFISNEQQEGDIWFDCNGTPLKWHYPIGVLFDLTMGDEEPNLPWTVTIHFGNLPGEFVFKCPTKEVVEAHFMSCLKEADHLKHRGQIVSAMQKKDHTQLWLGIVNDKFDQFWAVNRRLMESHGDQDTFKYIPVRCYNEDGTYMQKLIQPTSKTNLKQTLKDLLECFSSPAHRAVAARMHGITVDLDTPLQWLSEHLSYPDNFLHICLLYDDDNTTIAADNDSSVC; the protein is encoded by the exons ATGGCAAATGACCGAGAAGTCCTGCGTCTAGTATGGGAGGGAAAGATTCCGATATGTTTTCAGGCTGATCCTGCCGAAGTGGTAGGACTTCAACCACCGGAACCCTTTTATCTGATGGTTCCACGACTCAGCTACTTGCCCTTAGTCACCGATAAA GTTCGAAAGCATTTCGTTCGTTTTATATCAAATGAACAGCAGGAAGGTGATATTTGGTTCGATTGCAATGGAACACCACTCAAATGGCACTATCCTATAG gtGTTCTCTTTGATCTCACCATGGGAGATGAGGAGCCCAATCTCCCATGGACTGTTACCATTCACTTTGGCAATCTTCCCGGTGAGTTTGTCTTCAAATGCCCAACAAAGGAGGTTGTGGAGGCGCATTTTATGTCCTGCCTAAAGGAGGCGGATCACCTGAAGCATCGCGGTCAAATAGTGTCAGCTATGCAGAAGAAAGATCACACACAACTCTGGCTGGGTATCGTCAATGATAAATTTGACCAATTCTGGGCTGTGAATCGGCGTCTCATGGAGTCGCACGGGGATCAAGATACTTTCAAATATATTCCAGTCAGGTGCTACAATGAG GACGGGACGTATATGCAGAAATTGATTCAGCCAACATCCAAGACAAATCTCAAGCAAACCCTCAAAGACCTGCTGGAATGCTTTTCATCACCTGCCCACCGTGCAG TTGCGGCACGAATGCATGGGATCACCGTGGATTTGGACACACCTCTTCAATGGCTCTCTGAACATCTCTCATACCCggacaattttcttcatatttgcCTACTCTATGATGATGATAATACGACGATAGCAGCTGATAATGACTCTTCGGTGTGCTGA
- the LOC129797382 gene encoding delta-like protein C produces the protein MNGFVIIILGLTSILDGISAGRYVPKWKKQACEVPRNGHYVCNDDGELKCLPGYTGDLCDVPICRKGCDPMQGYCKRPGECRCKLGFYGPKCDKCIPLPGCQHGGCNTTSFECVCKKGWDGLFCSEPMCKEGCHQTRGYCEYPGECRCRLGWAGPTCHSCQVLPGCVHGSCTKPLECKCDTGYRGFLCQSPICSPDCHKTHGFCQKPGECRCRVGWWGKDCTKCFPYPGCKNGTCRRPWECNCLPGWGGMLCDEALDFCDKNPSTCTNGGKCLSLTKDDGSFRCECPSGFRGDRCEIAPTTTDSPKNTTQAESTEAMHSSTEPIDSNDFDNEA, from the exons ATGAACGGATTTGTGATAATAATTCTCGGGTTGACCTCAATACTGGATGGAATTTCCGCTGGACGTTATGTGCCAAAATGGAAGAAGCAG GCATGTGAGGTTCCACGAAATGGGCACTACGTCTGCAATGATGATGGTGAACTGAAATGCCTTCCTGGATATACTGGAGACTTGTGTGATGTTCCAATTTGCCGTAAAGGATGCGACCCAATGCAGGGCTACTGCAAACGACCAGGTGAATGTCGTTGCAAATTGGGCTTCTATGGACCAAAGTGCGACAAATGCATCCCTCTTCCGGGATGCCAACATGGTGGATGCAATACAACATCCTTTGAGTGTGTCTGCAAAAAAGGATGGGATGGATTGTTCTGCTCAGAAC CAATGTGCAAGGAAGGTTGTCACCAAACTAGAGGATACTGTGAATATCCAGGAGAGTGCAGATGCCGCCTAGGATGGGCAGGACCAACATGTCACAGTTGTCAAGTACTTCCTGGCTGTGTACATGGGTCCTGCACGAAACCATTGGAGTGCAAATGCGATACTGGCTACCGTGGATTTCTCTGTCAAAGCC CAATTTGTTCTCCGGATTGCCACAAGACCCACGGATTTTGTCAGAAACCTGGTGAGTGCAGATGCAGAGTCGGTTGGTGGGGTAAGGATTGCACAAAGTGCTTCCCCTATCCTGGATGCAAAAATGGAACTTGTCGACGCCCATGGGAATGCAACTGCCTCCCAGGATGGGGAGGAATGCTCTGTGACGAAGCATTGGACTTTTGCGACAAGAATCCCTCAACATGCACAAATGGCGGGAAGTGTCTATCTCTTACAAAGGACGATGGTAGCTTCCGATGTGAGTGTCCAAGTGGATTCCGTGGAGATCGCTGTGAAATTGCACCAACTACAACAGATTCACCGAAGAACACAACTCAAGCCGAATCCACCGAAGCTATGCATTCATCAACTGAACCCATTGATTCCAATGATTTTGACAATGAAGcttag